Proteins encoded by one window of Lathyrus oleraceus cultivar Zhongwan6 chromosome 1, CAAS_Psat_ZW6_1.0, whole genome shotgun sequence:
- the LOC127126041 gene encoding glucan endo-1,3-beta-glucosidase 8: MFCRWVIVIMMMSDILVWNYVEGLGVNWGTQATHPLKADTIVEMLKDNGIGKVKLFDADDETMSALGGSGIEVMVGIPNNQLLEMSNYDRALQWVRKNITRYNFKSGGVNIKYVAVGNEPFLKSYNNSFLNVTFPALQNIQNALNELGLGDSIKATVPSNADIYGYPDPNNAVPSSGIFRPDLSNLMTQIVQFLNKNNAPFTVNIYPFLSLYENDNFPFDYAFFDGVTNPLNDNGILYTNVFDANFDTLVSALKSIGFGNMEILVGEVGWPTDGNKNANIQNALRFYNGLLPKLSSNKGTPKRNGYIEVYLFGLIDEDAKAIAPGNFERHWGIFSFDGKPKFPMHVSSKNGENKLLVGAKNVHYLDPKWCMFNPNSNNLSKLDDNINYACTYADCTPLGDGSSCNDLDANGKASYAFNMYYQVQNQNDLACDFEGLAMITTNNISTSTCDFIIQINPSSSSSLLPSFVVFLFVGVVTYLNMC, from the exons ATGTTTTGTAGATGGGTTATTGTGATTATGATGATGAGTGACATATTAGTATGGAACTATGTGGAAGGACTTGGTGTGAATTGGGGAACACAAGCAACACATCCATTGAAAGCAGATACAATAGTTGAAATGTTGAAAGATAATGGAATTGGAAAAGTGAAACTATTTGATGCTGATGATGAAACTATGAGTGCACTTGGTGGATCAGGAATTGAAGTGATGGTTGGTATTCCAAATAATCAATTGCTTGAAATGAGTAATTATGATCGTGCTTTGCAATGGGTTAGGAAAAATATTACTCGGTATAACTTCAAATCTGGGGGTGTTAATATCAA GTATGTAGCAGTTGGAAATGAGCCATTTTTGAAATCCTACAACAATTCATTTTTGAATGTAACCTTCCCTGCCCTACAAAACATTCAAAATGCCCTAAATGAACTTGGTTTAGGTGACTCCATAAAAGCCACAGTCCCTTCCAATGCAGATATCTATGGATATCCAGATCCAAACAATGCGGTTCCCTCCTCAGGAATATTCAGACCAGATTTATCCAACCTCATGACCCAAATAGTTCAATTCCTAAACAAAAACAATGCACCATTCACAGTAAACATTTATCCATTTTTAAGCCTTTATGAAAATgacaattttccatttgattaTGCCTTTTTTGATGGAGTAACAAATCCATTAAATGATAATGGAATTTTGTACACAAATGTTTTTGATGCAAATTTTGATACTTTAGTCTCAGCATTAAAATCAATAGGGTTTGGAAATATGGAAATTCTTGTTGGTGAAGTTGGATGGCCCACAGATGGTAACAAAAATGCAAATATTCAAAATGCATTAAGGTTTTATAATGGTCTTTTACCTAAGCTTTCATCAAATAAAGGAACACCAAAAAGAAATGGTTACATTGAAGTTTATTTATTTGGATTAATTGATGAAGATGCAAAAGCTATAGCTCCTGGAAATTTTGAAAGACATTGGGGAATTTTTAGTTTTGATGGAAAACCTAAATTTCCAATGCATGTTTCAAGTAAAAATGGTGAGAATAAATTATTAGTAGGTGCAAAAAATGTGCATTATCTTGATCCAAAATGGTGCATGTTTAACCCTAATTCTAATAATTTAAGTAAGCTTGATGATAATATTAATTATGCTTGTACTTATGCTGATTGTACTCCACTTGGTGATGGTTCTTCTTGCAATGATTTGGATGCTAATGGAAAAGCTTCATATGCATTTAATATGTATTATCAAGTTCAAAATCAGAATGACCTAGCTTGTGATTTTGAAGGGTTGGCTATGATTACAACAAATAATATTTCAACTTCTACTTGTGATTTTATTATTCAGATTAatccttcttcttcatcttctttgtTGCCATCTTTTGTTGTTTTCTTGTTTGTAGGAGTTGTTACTTATTTAAATATGTGTTGA
- the LOC127098135 gene encoding uncharacterized protein LOC127098135: MDYNKRNTLKYSFKNFKLDDLRKLGALVEDQEGFKDKYGRLLSLLRIQVKDGLLSTLLQFYDPDYHCFTFPDYQLLPTLEEYSQLVGLPIMDKSPFPFLEKDPKEEDIAKAICLKVSDIKGNMTAKGRTVGLPTHFLIKKAQYYADHLSMPTFETILALLIYGMLLFPSFEGFVNINAIKIFMKNNPVPTLLGNTYHSIHLRNFHGGGMITCCVPLLYKWFISHLPKSFLSLDKGFWSPRVMALTHSNIVWYNRVYDGILIIDSCGDFANVPLLGFNGGINYNPVLARRQLGYPLKEPPKRVHVEKIFFKGDKELQDQIVSAWRHLHKKGKESLGKPNCVSMEPYLHWVRERAIKLKMPYPRQDPLPLRREPVLVFMFEAEKLEIALKRAQHEAETWKNKYQVIVSENEELQKQLQAKNEEVRSYKKRRIYEDLFSSDSPPTR; the protein is encoded by the coding sequence ATGGATTACAATAAGAGAAACACCTTGAAATACTCTTTTAAGAATTTTAAGTTGGATGACCTAAGGAAGCTAGGAGCTTTGGTTGAAGATCAAGAGGGGTTCAAGGACAAGTACGGAAGGCTATTATCCTTATTGAGAATCCAAGTGAAGGATGGGCTTCTTTCTACGTTactacagttctatgatccggatTACCATTGTTTCACGTTCCCAGATTATCAGCTATTACCTACCTTAGAAGAGTACTCTCAGTTGGTGGGGTTACCTATTATGGATAAGTCTCCGTTCCCTTTCTTAGAGAAGGACCCTAAAGAGGAAGACATTGCTAAAGCCATATGCTTAAAGGTGTCCGATATCAAAGGCAATATGACCGCCAAAGGCAGAACTGTAGGGTTACCTACGCATTTCTTAATCAAGAAAGCCCAATATTATGCCGATCATTTAAGCATGCCTACCTTTGAAACAATCCTTGCTTTGCTTATTTATGGAATGCTACTCTTCCCAAGTTTTGAAGGATTCGTTAACATTAACGCCATCAAAATATTCATGAAGAACAATCCAGTACCAACGTTATTGGGTAACACTTATCATTCCATACATCTCCGGAATTTTCATGGTGGAGGAATGATCACCTGTTGTGTGCCTTTattatacaagtggtttatttcgcacttgcccAAGTCTTTTTTGAGTCTTGACAAGGGATTTTGGTCACCAAGGGTCATGGCGCTGACACACTCGAACATCGTTTGGTataatcgtgtgtatgatggaATACTAATTATTGACAGCTGTGGAGACTTTGCCAACGTACCTTTACTTGGTTTTAAtggaggaatcaactacaatccagTCCTAGCTCGCCGACAGTTAGGGTATCCCTTGAAAGAACCGCCTAAACGTGTTCATGTGGAGAAAATCTTCTTTAAGGGTGACAAGGAACTTCAAGATCAGATTGTATCCGCTTGGCGTCATTTGCACAAGAAGGGCAAAGAAAGTTTGGGAAAGCCGAATTGTGTGTCCATGGAACCTTATCTTCATTGGGTCCGGGAAAGAGCCATCAAGCTGAAGATGCCTTATCCTCGCCAAGATCCTTTACCTCTGAGAAGAGAACCTGTTTTAGTATTCATGTTCGAAGCTGAAAAGTTGGAAATCGCTTTGAAGAGAGCACAACATGAGGCAGAAACGTGGAAAAATAAATATCAGGTTATCGTCAGTGAGAATGAAGAGCTACAAAAGCAGCTGCAGGCGAAGAATGAAGAAGTGCGTTCCTACAAAAAGAGAAGAATCTACGAGGATTTATTTTCCTCCGACTCTCCGCCTACTCGTTGA